CACAACGTGCCGTGCGCGACTTCAACACGTGGGAACACGCGGTGTATCTTCATAGTTGGACGCTGCTGCCGCGGGAGAACACGAAGGAATGGCAGTTGACGCTGGCTTCGCTCAATACCATGAACACTCTCAGCGTCAGCTTGGGAGCGGTGTATGACATCAATGAGCACGTGGGCGCTGTCGCGGTCGATGCGAGTTATGCAGGATTCTTCCCCATTCTGTCGTTCGGTGCCTCAACGGGAAAGCGCGCGGCCACACTTGTGTCCGGAACGGGAGATACTCGCACGGAGTCTTGGAACGAAACTACTGCTCGCGCAGGCATTCTCGTCCCGCTCGATTTTTCCCGAGGGATTTACACAACGCGGCTTTCTCTGTCCGCTGATGTGCAATACCGTACTATTCGAAATAAAACGTTCTTTGAAATGTGGGACGCCAACAACGGCATTTTTGTCCCTCTCGTGTACCGGATCAGTCTTGTCGCGGGTCATCAGTGGATTCGCGAAATCTACCCGCGCTGGGGTCAGTTTGTTGATCTGTCGCTGCATCATACACCGTTCAGCGGAGGAGATTATCAAGGGCGTCTCTTTTCGGCGCAGGGAAGTTTCTATTTCCCCGGTCTTGCACACGCCCAAAGCGTTTGGCTGCAATGCGGCATGGAGCATCAGGAGCCGCTGAACTACCACTTTGCAAGCCAGATGCTCTTTCCGCGCGGATACGCGTCGCGGTTTCATCGCACGCTTTTCAAGGCAAGTATCAACTACGCTCTGCCGCTGTGGTATCCGGATCTGCCGGTCTGGTCGCTCGCGTATTTTAAACGGATACGCGCCAACGCATTTTATGAATACGGCGAAGGGTCCGGGAGCGGCGCCTCTGCCGTGTACAGGTCAAGCGGTGTCGAGCTGCTGGCCGACGCACATTGGCTTGCCCTGCCGTTCTCTATTTCCGTTGGCACCCGGGTCGTCTACCTTCACACGGAAAATCGCTGGGTTACGGAAGCGCTGATAGGGATGTAATCGCTTGAAGAAAGCGGGCGGGGTCGCCTGGTAATGCCAGTTTTTCTTCAATGGGCATCGGTGACGCGTCCAGCTAACGGGACAACTCCGTTCCCGTGAAAAAGTAATTGACCTCGAAGGACGCGGTGTCGACAGCATCGGATCCGTGCGCGACATTGCGCTCGATGCTCGTGCCCATATCGCGTCGAATCGTGCCCGGCGCCGCCTTCTGCGGATCGGTTGAGCCCATCAACGCACGCCACCGTGTGATGGCGTCAGGGCCTTCCAGCGCCATGAGCACACACGGGCCTTCTGTCATAAAAGTGATCAGCGATTCGAAGAAAGGTTTCGAGCGGTGGACGTAATAAAATCCTTCCGCTCGGGTCCGTGTCATATGCTCCATCCTCATGCCGATGATACGGAGTCCATCCTGTTCGATGCGTTTGACGACTTCTCCGATGAGACCGGAGGCGACTCCATCGGGTTTGACTATTGCCAGGGTGCGTTGCATGAATCAATGTCCTCGAAATATAAATGTCTGGCTCCTGCAGCTCGACGCCGGCTTCGACGGGGCGCTTCGCAATGCACAAAATACGGCGCTGTTTCGAAAATGCGAACGCGGCTCACACGCGCGCGTTGCCAAAGAAACCCTTCAGGAGCGCGGTGCTCTTGTAGTCGAGCACGCCGGGGATCACGTGTACCGTGTGATTCAGTCGCGTGTCTTCCACCACATTGAACAAAGTGCCGCATGCGCCGGCCTTGGGATCGTACGCACCGAATACAAGCACCGGGAGCCGCGCAAGCACGATGGCGCCCGCGCACATCGAGCACGGCTCAAGTGTCACGTACAGCGTGCATCCTTCGAGGCGTTTGTCCCCAATCGTATTTGCCGCTGCCGTGATGGCGAGAATCTCGGCGTGTGCGGTCGGATCCTTCAGCCGTTCTACTTGATTGTACCCTTTCCCAAGTACGGTGCCCTGACGAACGACCACAGCCCCGACAGGCACTTCATCTTCATCAAAGGCCCTCTCTGCCTGACGAAGCGCCAGTTCCATCCACCGCTCGTGTTCAGTGCCGCCGCTCATCGTAAAACCATGGAGGCAAGCACGGATTGCTGGACGATAAAATCCCTGTGAATCTCCTCTGCGTCCCGGGGAGCTGTTGCGGGCATTACCACGCATTCCATAAACCTCGACCCCGTATCGAAGACGACCACGCGAACCACATCGCTGGCTCCGGCGCTGTATTCATAGGCCGCGAAGTCGCGATTGTTCAGACGAAAGTACTCCGTTTCCTGAATCACTTTCACGGAATCCTGCGCATAGTCCTTCTTCAGATTCAGACTCACCTTGGCAACGCTGCGCAGGCCGTCCTTTTTCAGGGTTGCGTACAGCGCTGGGTCCATGGCGATGGGTGTGAAGGATATCGATGCGCTGTAATCCTCTTTCACCAGCCACAGGGCGATCTGCGGAGCATTCTTCACATCCATCGTCTCCATCCAGCCCTTGGGACAACGTGCAACGACATCACCCGTAGCTGTTTGCACCAACGCCGTACCCAATTCGGCGGAAGGTGCGTAGCGGTAGCCCGCACCCAAACCCGAGGTCGTGACCTCTGCGGAGGATCCGCCGCACGACTCCAGCGATATCACACAGAGCCATGCAATAAGAAGGCCGCAGAGAAACCGTCGCGAGCCGCCGGTCATTCCGGAAAAGTGCGCCTTGGGATTTCTGGCCCCAGGCCCCTGTTGTTGATATGTGAAATTTGGGCTGCCAGCTTCGGATGCCGCCATCTTAATGCCTGTCGTTGTATTTCTTTTCACCGGCAGGTATGGCGATAGCGAGCCGGTTTTCCTCTGGCGGAATGGGGCAGTCGTATTTCGGATTATATGCGCAGTAGGGGTTGTAGGCGTAGTTGAAATCGAGAAAGACGGTGTCGGATCCGGGCGACTCGATATCAAGGAAACGGCCGCCGGCATATGTTTCTCTCCCCGTGCTTGCGTCGGTGAAGGGAATAAACCAGTAGTTGCCGGAACTTGTGTCGCGTGGCGCATACACATTCAATCGATACTCCTTCCCGTCGCGTGTGAAAGGCAGGTACCCGATATGGAGCATGTCCCGCGGCCTATCCTTCGAAGTGGCCATCACGAAGCTCTTCGGGTCTGGAAAACGCTGCAGGGTACACTCGAACGCCCAGCTTCTATCGGGCGGGAAATACGGCAGCCCTGCAAACTCGGCGCGATCACTATCGAGAAGAGGCGAGCTTTCGTCACGCAGGAAATGGAGGTCCTTTTTCTTGCGGTCCTTCACAACCTCGAGCGAGTACACATCGGAAGTGTCGATGTCATAGGCCTGGGTTTCCGGGCGTGAACTGCGTCCGCACCCGCTAACAAGAACAATACCTAGGGCGAGGGTAAGAAAAACCGCGAGCGCCTGCCCGCGGTTCATGAAACAATTTCGGAGTGACATGTCGGATTATTTTGTGTCGCGGAAGAACTTCTTTTCCTCGAGGGAGAGCCGCACGGAAATGCGATGCGTGGCTTCGGTGCTGAAGGACTCTGCGCCCATTGGATTCTGACCGAAGGCGTAATCGAGATACAGTTTCGGGAGGTGGACTCCCGCTCCCACGGTGAAATTCTGCGTATCGCTGAATCCACCCCTGATGGCGAACAGATCCCGGAATCGGTATTCCAGCCCGGCGCGGGGATTGATGCTTACCGGACCTACATGTGCAACTGAGGCGAATTGCCTGTTCTCGCCCATAATGTCAAAGTCTACAGCAGGCATTAACACACCTCCGGGAACGTCAAAAGCGTACGCCGCGCCGATTTTTGCCGTGGGTGAGACGAGGTCGTTCGTGCCGGTGGACCATGCGATGAGTGTGGTTGTCACATCCTGGAGATTTGCACCGAGAAGAAATTTCTCGCTCACTCGATATTGCGCGCCCACGTCGAACCCGACACCGTATGCGCTCCCGTCGGCCATCGATCGTAGCACCAGCTTCATGTTTACGCCCACGTTCAATTTCTGATGCGCGCGGAACGCATACGTCAGGTAGCCCACCCAGTCCGAGGAGCTGAACGACCGTATCTTCGAAGCGTCAAGCCGTTCGCCAGGATCAAGTATGCCGTTTCCGTTGAGATCGATCAGTGCGTTCCGCGTATCAGGAATGTCGTCAATGCCCATGCGTGTGACGGAAAATGCAAGGGTGTATTTGGGGCTGAAAGGCCAGGCAACACCGCCGTAATTGTAGTTCAAAAGACCACCGAATCGCTGCTCGTACATGAGCCCGATCTCGGGATACTGCATCGACATGATTCCTGCAGGATTCCAATATGCGCTCGTGACATCGTTGCCTACGGCGACGTATGCCCCACCCATGGCGGCCGCACGCCCGCCGAATCCGCCTGCCATAAATTCGCCGGCGTATTTCGCGATGCCTGTCTTCTGAGCGCTGAGCGGCCCCGCAATCACGGCAAGGAACAATATCGATCGGAAAATGGAAACTCGCATGAGTCGATCTCTCTAGTGAAGAGCGAAATATGCAGAAGCGCCCTCCGACAGTCAAGTCGCTTTCCAGGATGCATGCTGCAAGATTTTCTCGATACTTGAGAAAAGGCAATATTCGCCTATGCGGAAGAAGATCCTGATCAGATATGGCACCTTGATGCTGGCAGTATATGCCTGCTGGGTGGCGCTGTACTATCTGACCGCGTGGATCGGCTCGATCCGCGGTCCTGCTTTCGATGCGGCGCTGCCGCTGGATGCCTCTATCCCATTTTGGCCCGGGCTCATGCCCGTGTACCTACTCGCCTACATTGTCACACTTGGGCTCTTCTTTATTTCGCTTAAACCCGACTTTCTCAACCGGGCCTATGCGACGTTTATCGTGACCAATGCCGTTGCGTTCTTGTTTTTTGCCCTTTTCCCCGTACTCGGTCCGCCTCGCGAAGGACTGTTGACCGGCGTCGGGACCTCTACCGATGGATTGCTTGCACTAATGCACGCGCTCGATTCGAGGTACAATGCCCTGCCCAGTTTGCATGTGGCCAATCCTTGGCTTGTGGCGCTCTTGTGCACGAGAGAGAAAGGCCAGTCAGGCATGACGGTGTTTTTCTGGCTGCTCGCACTCGCAATCAGCGCGGCGACGCTTTTTGTGCGCCAGCATTACTTTTTGGATGTACTCTCGGGCGCATTTTTGGCAGTGATCTGCTTCGCCATTATGAAGCAGCCACGGCCCGCAATGTGAGCGGACCGCGGCTGTTTCTGCGTATGAGCCGATTAGGCGAACGGGTTTACTGCACCGGTCCTTCGATAGGGATGAAGGTTTTGTCGCCGGCCGGTGTCTGCACGCGAAGCAGCACCGACTCACCCTTTTCGAGACTTCCAAGCACCTTGTTAAGGTCGGCGAGGGTCTCAATCTTGGTGACGGAACTTCCTTTCCGCGCCTCGAAAACGACGACACCGGTACGAAGATTATTCTCGTAGGCAGGACTGTACTGCTTCACGTTTGTGACCAGCAGGCCGCTGTTTCTGTCAAATTTTTTCTTCGACTCTTCGTCGAGTGGCTTCACGGTAAAGCCGGCCTTTTCAAAGGTCATAGACGACTTGGAGTTGACAGACTCGTCCTTGGTTTCCTTGTTCTTCTTCGCATCCGCGACAATGACGTCATCCTCGCTCCGCGGCTTCAGTTTTACGTCGATATCTATGTATTTCCCGTCGCGGAAAATTTTCAACGTCACGCTTTCACCGGGATGGTGCATACCGACTCGTGCCTGCAACTCATTCGCGCTCTGTACCGGCTTGCCGTCCACTTCGACAATTGCGTCACCAACCCGCACTCCCGCGGCCTTGCCGGCACCATCGGCCTGAACGTCCTCGACAAGTACGCCTTTGTACCGGTCCATGTTTAGTGCCTTGGCTTTCACCGCGTCAAGATCGGTGATACGCACGCCAATGTAGCCGCGAACAAAAGTGCCATCCTTGATAATGCCGTTCGCAACAACCTTGGCGAGATTTATCGGTACAGCAAAGCTGTACCCGACGTACTGCCCGGTCTGTGAGGCGATTGCGGTGTTCACGCCGACGACCTGACCGCGAAGGTTCACAAGTGCACCGCCGCTGTTGCCCGGATTTACCGCGGCGTCGGTCTGGATGAAACTCTCTATGCCGGTCCCGTCGGAATTTTTCGAGCGCATGATACCGATGTTCCGGCTGATGGCGCTGACAATGCCCGCGGTGACGGTGGATGCAAGGCCCATGGGATTTCCCACGGCAAGCACCCATTCACCGACACGGACTTCATCGGAATTTCCGAGAGCAGCCGCGGAAAGTCCGCTGCCATCAATCTTGATTACCGCGATGTCTGTATTCTGATCCGATCCCACAAGCTTTGCTGGAAACTCGCGCGAATCGAAGAGTACGACGCGGATGCCGTCCTCGGTCGCGTCCTCGATGACATGTTTGTTCGTCAGGATGTAACCGTCGGACGTGAGAATGATACCCGAGCCCGCACCCTGTGTGAGCATGTCCTCTTCCCGTCCCTGATCCTGAGGGAACATATCGCCGAAGGGCCAGATGCGGTGATAGCGGTCGCCGCCCTGCACCTTGGATTTTACGGTGATTGCAACAACGGTGGGATTTACGATTTCCGCTACTGATGTGAACGTCTTGTTGAGATCCACCACGCCATCAGGCGGCGAGTACGGCGCAGCCGAATTGAACTGCACGCCGGAATCGGCGAAGGAAAGGTTCACGCCGCCGATGCCCGAAACAATGACTGCTCCGA
This is a stretch of genomic DNA from Ignavibacteriota bacterium. It encodes these proteins:
- the ndk gene encoding nucleoside-diphosphate kinase — encoded protein: MQRTLAIVKPDGVASGLIGEVVKRIEQDGLRIIGMRMEHMTRTRAEGFYYVHRSKPFFESLITFMTEGPCVLMALEGPDAITRWRALMGSTDPQKAAPGTIRRDMGTSIERNVAHGSDAVDTASFEVNYFFTGTELSR
- a CDS encoding nucleoside deaminase codes for the protein MSGGTEHERWMELALRQAERAFDEDEVPVGAVVVRQGTVLGKGYNQVERLKDPTAHAEILAITAAANTIGDKRLEGCTLYVTLEPCSMCAGAIVLARLPVLVFGAYDPKAGACGTLFNVVEDTRLNHTVHVIPGVLDYKSTALLKGFFGNARV
- a CDS encoding DUF1684 domain-containing protein, which gives rise to MNRGQALAVFLTLALGIVLVSGCGRSSRPETQAYDIDTSDVYSLEVVKDRKKKDLHFLRDESSPLLDSDRAEFAGLPYFPPDRSWAFECTLQRFPDPKSFVMATSKDRPRDMLHIGYLPFTRDGKEYRLNVYAPRDTSSGNYWFIPFTDASTGRETYAGGRFLDIESPGSDTVFLDFNYAYNPYCAYNPKYDCPIPPEENRLAIAIPAGEKKYNDRH
- a CDS encoding PorV/PorQ family protein, whose protein sequence is MRVSIFRSILFLAVIAGPLSAQKTGIAKYAGEFMAGGFGGRAAAMGGAYVAVGNDVTSAYWNPAGIMSMQYPEIGLMYEQRFGGLLNYNYGGVAWPFSPKYTLAFSVTRMGIDDIPDTRNALIDLNGNGILDPGERLDASKIRSFSSSDWVGYLTYAFRAHQKLNVGVNMKLVLRSMADGSAYGVGFDVGAQYRVSEKFLLGANLQDVTTTLIAWSTGTNDLVSPTAKIGAAYAFDVPGGVLMPAVDFDIMGENRQFASVAHVGPVSINPRAGLEYRFRDLFAIRGGFSDTQNFTVGAGVHLPKLYLDYAFGQNPMGAESFSTEATHRISVRLSLEEKKFFRDTK
- a CDS encoding phosphatase PAP2 family protein produces the protein MRKKILIRYGTLMLAVYACWVALYYLTAWIGSIRGPAFDAALPLDASIPFWPGLMPVYLLAYIVTLGLFFISLKPDFLNRAYATFIVTNAVAFLFFALFPVLGPPREGLLTGVGTSTDGLLALMHALDSRYNALPSLHVANPWLVALLCTREKGQSGMTVFFWLLALAISAATLFVRQHYFLDVLSGAFLAVICFAIMKQPRPAM
- a CDS encoding trypsin-like peptidase domain-containing protein; this encodes MSRRSVLFAIVLVSAGILFGAVIVSGIGGVNLSFADSGVQFNSAAPYSPPDGVVDLNKTFTSVAEIVNPTVVAITVKSKVQGGDRYHRIWPFGDMFPQDQGREEDMLTQGAGSGIILTSDGYILTNKHVIEDATEDGIRVVLFDSREFPAKLVGSDQNTDIAVIKIDGSGLSAAALGNSDEVRVGEWVLAVGNPMGLASTVTAGIVSAISRNIGIMRSKNSDGTGIESFIQTDAAVNPGNSGGALVNLRGQVVGVNTAIASQTGQYVGYSFAVPINLAKVVANGIIKDGTFVRGYIGVRITDLDAVKAKALNMDRYKGVLVEDVQADGAGKAAGVRVGDAIVEVDGKPVQSANELQARVGMHHPGESVTLKIFRDGKYIDIDVKLKPRSEDDVIVADAKKNKETKDESVNSKSSMTFEKAGFTVKPLDEESKKKFDRNSGLLVTNVKQYSPAYENNLRTGVVVFEARKGSSVTKIETLADLNKVLGSLEKGESVLLRVQTPAGDKTFIPIEGPVQ